The DNA region GGTGCAGCAGGCGGCTCAGGACGCCGGCTTCCTGGTCAACGCGCCCGCCCCCGATGTCGTACGGCTGATGCCGCCGCTGAACGTGCGCGACACCGAGGTGGACGCCTTCCTCCGGGCCCTGCCCGGCGTTCTCGACCAGGCCAACGCGGCCAACGGGGCCGACGCGGGCAACGCCGGCAACGGGGACGGACGAACCGGGGAATGAGACGACGATGAGCCACGCGCAGGACAACGGGCCGGCCGAGCAGGCGGGACCCGCCGTGCCGCAGACCCGCACCGCACGCCACCGCCGGATCGTGGACATCCTCAACCGGCAGCCGGTGCGCTCGCAGAGCCAGCTGGCCAAGCTCCTGGCCGACGACGGCCTGACCGTCACCCAGGCCACCCTCTCCCGGGACCTCGACGAGCTGAACGCCGTCAAGATCCGCAACACCGAGGGCGACCTGATCTACGCCGTGCCCAGCGAGGGCGGCTTCCGCACCCCGCGCGCACCGCTCGGCGAGTCGGCCAAGGAGCAGCGCATGCGGCGCCTCTCCGTGGAACTGCTCATCTCCGCGGAGGCCTCGGCCAACCTCGTCGTCCTGCGCACCCCGCCCGGTGCCGCCCAGTTCCTCGCCTCCGCCATTGACCAGGCCGAACTCCACGACATCCTCGGGACGATCGCGGGCGACGACACGGTGATGCTGATCAGCAGGGAGCCGAGCGGGGGACAGGCCCTCGCGGACCATCTGCTGCGGCTGGCCTCCAACGAACACTAAGCCGTGGCGCCGGAGGCCCCGGGAGACGGA from Streptomyces flavofungini includes:
- a CDS encoding arginine repressor, producing MSHAQDNGPAEQAGPAVPQTRTARHRRIVDILNRQPVRSQSQLAKLLADDGLTVTQATLSRDLDELNAVKIRNTEGDLIYAVPSEGGFRTPRAPLGESAKEQRMRRLSVELLISAEASANLVVLRTPPGAAQFLASAIDQAELHDILGTIAGDDTVMLISREPSGGQALADHLLRLASNEH